From the genome of Variovorax sp. RA8, one region includes:
- a CDS encoding Crp/Fnr family transcriptional regulator — protein sequence MTLDYPALSHPPTGTHPCDRCLLRSNPAFLPVTIEELRLIESFRTGTRTFEAGRLLIEEDRPSALLYTIYSGWAFRFKTLSDGRRQILGFLLPGDFVGLQDEFAESHTHGVEAVTDVAVCCFARDRLWELFHAQPKLGYHITWLAARGEKIVDDNLVTAGRRNAAERVAMLLMHLYRRAERLGMARDGWVQFPFNQQHIADALGLSLVHTNKTLRRLQQLRLYKLDAGWLRILEPHALETLGDYFDRPLQPTPLI from the coding sequence GTGACTCTCGACTATCCAGCGCTCAGTCATCCGCCCACCGGCACGCATCCTTGCGACCGCTGCCTGCTGCGCTCCAACCCCGCCTTCCTGCCCGTCACGATCGAGGAACTGCGCCTCATCGAATCCTTCCGCACCGGCACGCGCACCTTCGAGGCCGGCCGGCTCCTGATCGAGGAGGACCGGCCCAGCGCCCTGCTCTATACGATCTACTCCGGCTGGGCCTTCCGCTTCAAGACGCTCAGCGACGGCCGGCGGCAGATCCTGGGCTTCCTGCTGCCGGGCGACTTCGTCGGGCTGCAGGACGAGTTCGCCGAAAGCCATACGCACGGCGTCGAGGCGGTGACCGACGTCGCGGTCTGCTGCTTCGCCCGCGACCGCTTGTGGGAGCTGTTCCATGCCCAGCCCAAGCTGGGCTACCACATCACCTGGCTGGCGGCGCGCGGGGAGAAGATCGTGGACGACAACCTCGTGACCGCCGGCCGCCGCAATGCGGCCGAGCGGGTCGCGATGCTGCTGATGCATCTCTACCGGCGCGCCGAGCGGCTCGGCATGGCGCGCGATGGCTGGGTGCAGTTCCCTTTCAACCAGCAGCACATCGCCGATGCGCTGGGCCTGTCGCTGGTACACACCAACAAGACCTTGAGGCGGCTGCAGCAGTTGCGGCTGTACAAGCTCGATGCGGGCTGGCTGCGCATCCTCGAGCCGCATGCGCTGGAGACCCTGGGGGACTACTTCGACCGGCCGCTGCAGCCCACGCCCCTGATCTGA
- a CDS encoding BLUF domain-containing protein: MTELHEILYCSLLAPDQPTDVVGQIVAQARARNAKEEITGLLVFDGMRFCHHFEGPRRNVLRLMERLEADSRHVQMRVVYEGELLQRRYRAFDLGLAQVEDSEDIAVVQQFDGVEALARFMALRPRLDI; this comes from the coding sequence ATGACAGAACTCCACGAGATCCTCTATTGCAGCCTGCTGGCGCCGGACCAGCCCACCGACGTGGTGGGCCAGATCGTGGCGCAGGCGCGCGCCCGCAACGCGAAGGAGGAGATCACGGGCCTGCTGGTCTTCGACGGCATGCGCTTCTGCCATCACTTCGAAGGCCCGCGCCGCAACGTGCTGCGCCTGATGGAGCGGCTCGAGGCCGACTCCAGGCACGTGCAGATGCGGGTGGTGTATGAAGGCGAGCTCTTGCAGCGCCGCTACCGCGCCTTCGACCTGGGGCTCGCCCAGGTCGAGGACAGCGAGGACATCGCAGTCGTCCAGCAGTTCGACGGGGTGGAGGCGCTCGCGCGCTTCATGGCGCTGCGCCCCCGGCTGGACATCTAG
- a CDS encoding MgtC/SapB family protein, translated as MTWWDEVATTVAAEFSDVGDVTQLTRITVRLVLASVLGFALGFEREQQGKAAGVRTHMLVAIGSALFVLVPQQSGIEPADMSRVIQGLVAGVGFLCAGTILKQGRDERHVQGLTTAAGLWMTAAIGMACGLGREVTAVLSTLLALAVLSLVPHVVKAVERVVGPPSGGDGKRMIVPPGSDADGNDTNKR; from the coding sequence ATGACCTGGTGGGACGAGGTCGCAACCACGGTCGCGGCCGAGTTCTCTGACGTGGGCGACGTCACCCAGCTCACTCGCATCACGGTGCGCCTGGTGCTGGCCTCGGTGCTCGGCTTCGCGCTCGGCTTCGAGCGTGAGCAGCAGGGCAAGGCAGCCGGCGTTCGCACCCACATGCTGGTGGCCATCGGCTCGGCACTCTTCGTGCTCGTCCCGCAGCAGTCCGGTATCGAGCCGGCCGACATGAGCCGCGTGATCCAGGGCCTGGTGGCGGGCGTCGGGTTTCTCTGTGCCGGCACCATCCTCAAGCAGGGCCGCGACGAGCGGCATGTGCAGGGCCTCACCACCGCGGCCGGCCTCTGGATGACGGCCGCTATCGGCATGGCCTGCGGTCTCGGCCGCGAGGTGACGGCAGTGCTCAGTACCTTGCTGGCGCTGGCCGTGCTCTCGCTGGTGCCGCATGTGGTGAAGGCCGTCGAGCGCGTGGTCGGCCCGCCATCGGGTGGCGACGGCAAGCGCATGATCGTCCCGCCGGGCAGCGATGCCGATGGCAACGACACGAACAAGCGCTGA
- a CDS encoding glutathione S-transferase family protein — MLKLYIGNKNYSSWSMRPWVLMKQAGIAFEEVMVPFDSLDADSHFKKTIEALNPAGRVPVLVDGAIVVYDTLAICEYLAENHPDKPLWPRDKARRAHARSVCAEMHAGFAALRTHCGMNIEADLRLQGKIILRDQPQVRADLARIVQMWSGLLEAHGGPMLFGEFGIADAYFAPVGVRIKTFGLPVPAGIAAYIERVQQLPGVKAWIDEALVEKRFVVVDEPYRIES; from the coding sequence ATGCTCAAGCTCTATATCGGCAACAAGAACTACTCGTCCTGGTCGATGCGCCCCTGGGTGCTCATGAAGCAGGCCGGCATCGCCTTCGAGGAGGTCATGGTGCCCTTCGACTCCCTCGATGCCGACTCGCACTTCAAGAAGACCATCGAGGCCCTCAATCCGGCCGGCCGCGTGCCCGTGCTGGTCGACGGCGCGATCGTCGTCTACGACACGCTGGCAATCTGCGAATACCTCGCCGAGAACCACCCGGACAAGCCCCTCTGGCCACGCGACAAGGCCCGCCGCGCGCATGCGCGCAGCGTCTGCGCCGAGATGCACGCGGGCTTCGCCGCGCTGCGCACCCACTGCGGCATGAACATCGAGGCCGACCTGCGCCTGCAGGGCAAGATCATCTTGCGCGACCAGCCGCAGGTGCGCGCCGACCTTGCGCGCATCGTGCAGATGTGGAGCGGCCTCCTGGAGGCCCATGGCGGGCCGATGCTGTTCGGCGAGTTCGGCATCGCGGATGCGTACTTCGCACCGGTCGGGGTGCGCATCAAGACCTTCGGCCTGCCGGTACCTGCCGGGATCGCGGCCTACATCGAGCGCGTGCAGCAGTTGCCCGGCGTCAAGGCCTGGATCGACGAGGCGTTGGTCGAGAAGCGATTCGTGGTCGTCGACGAGCCTTACCGCATCGAGAGCTGA
- a CDS encoding LysR substrate-binding domain-containing protein: MQHSQTHLRSRPISAGHLRAFEAVARHLNFRAAAEEMALTQSAVSRQIQSLEEEVGVGLFLRHTRAVELTSAGAQLLLAVQQALPRIDGAVRQIRQSAGRKSVSLTTFASFASMWLIPRLEAFQRDNPEIDIRIDATDSALDLDLADIDIALRYGPGENMPAGSIRLFGENLTPVASPWLIKSNPPIKTPADIARFALIEAGDAHRTHLEWLTWRRWFEVNDLQRAQPRRWLYFNYAYQMVQAALTGQGVVLARSSLIAESLANGDLVEVLPQHRMDSPMAYWLIVGPRSAQRPEIQAFRDWLEAQAAITRETIGEVPDPDTVDQLD, translated from the coding sequence ATGCAGCATTCCCAGACCCACCTGCGCTCCCGCCCGATCTCCGCCGGCCACCTGCGGGCCTTCGAGGCCGTGGCCCGGCACCTGAACTTCCGCGCCGCCGCCGAGGAGATGGCGCTGACCCAGTCCGCCGTCAGCCGGCAGATCCAATCGCTGGAGGAAGAGGTAGGCGTGGGCCTGTTCCTGCGCCATACGCGCGCCGTCGAGCTCACCAGCGCCGGCGCCCAGCTGCTGCTGGCGGTGCAGCAAGCGCTGCCGCGCATCGACGGCGCGGTGCGCCAGATCCGGCAGAGCGCGGGGCGCAAGAGCGTCTCGCTCACCACCTTCGCCTCCTTTGCGTCGATGTGGCTGATCCCGCGGCTGGAAGCCTTCCAGCGCGACAACCCCGAGATCGACATCCGCATCGACGCCACCGATTCCGCGCTGGACCTGGACCTCGCGGACATCGACATCGCCCTGCGCTACGGCCCCGGCGAGAACATGCCGGCCGGCTCGATACGCCTCTTCGGCGAGAACCTCACGCCGGTGGCCAGCCCCTGGCTGATCAAGAGCAACCCGCCGATCAAGACCCCGGCCGACATCGCGCGCTTCGCCCTGATCGAGGCCGGCGATGCGCACCGCACGCACCTGGAATGGCTGACCTGGCGCCGCTGGTTCGAGGTGAACGACCTGCAGCGCGCGCAGCCCAGGCGCTGGCTCTACTTCAACTACGCCTATCAGATGGTCCAGGCCGCACTCACCGGCCAGGGCGTGGTGCTGGCGCGCAGCTCGCTGATCGCCGAGAGCCTGGCCAACGGCGACCTGGTGGAGGTACTCCCGCAGCACCGCATGGATTCACCCATGGCCTACTGGCTGATCGTCGGCCCGCGCAGCGCGCAGCGGCCCGAGATCCAGGCCTTCCGCGATTGGCTGGAGGCGCAGGCGGCCATCACGCGGGAGACCATCGGGGAGGTGCCGGACCCGGACACCGTGGATCAGCTCGACTGA
- a CDS encoding lytic transglycosylase domain-containing protein, with amino-acid sequence MQFASILAPARGRPRAPFPTLLLSLAIVAAAWLQPARAQNGSDDVIMQMKQAAQRGDKARLSALLPQARGHLLEPWAAYWELKARLGEASPSEVQDFLSRYAGTYQEDRLRNDWLLLLGQRRDWDGFAALHPAFRMNDDAQVRCYAVLVEALRSGNPTAAQAAEVRRNWLGQRELDDGCLTAADRMISARMMSPNDAWKKARLAIEMNRPQAARAAVLLAAPDAVPHFDELNASMAKFLAGRGVAPGKARRELVTLALIKMTIADPDMAASQLDGKWSVMLSPEERNWVWGAIGRQYAVKLSPAAAGAFANVTKNADLSDDMLAWKARAALRSGNWKEVRAAIAAMSDSTQEDPTWVYWKARALQVQGGDERRAEARTLYESIAGTRGFYELLALEELGQRASVPTRPAPLTPEEKAAARSNPALARALYAIETGLRSEGVREWNYATNLHDKGGMGDRELLAAADLACQREVWDRCINTSERTKGMIDVEQRYPMPFRETVVAKSAEIGLDPAYVYGLIRQESRFIMDARSGVGASGLMQVMPATARWTARKIGLSGFTPSQINDRDTNVTIGTNYLKLALDDFDGSMPLAAAAYNAGPGRPRNWRNGPVVEAAIWAENVPFNETRDYVKKVLANTTNYAALLTGRPQSLKDRLGTVGPREAAEPEPNKDLP; translated from the coding sequence ATGCAGTTCGCAAGCATTTTGGCACCTGCGCGCGGTCGTCCTCGCGCCCCCTTTCCCACCCTCCTTCTTTCGCTCGCAATCGTCGCCGCGGCATGGCTGCAGCCGGCACGCGCGCAGAACGGAAGCGACGACGTGATCATGCAGATGAAACAGGCCGCCCAGCGCGGTGACAAGGCGCGCCTGTCCGCCCTGTTGCCGCAGGCCCGCGGTCACCTGCTCGAGCCGTGGGCGGCCTACTGGGAGCTCAAGGCGCGCCTTGGGGAAGCCAGCCCCTCCGAGGTGCAGGATTTCCTCTCGCGCTACGCCGGCACCTACCAGGAGGACCGCCTGCGCAACGACTGGCTCCTCCTGCTCGGGCAGCGCCGCGACTGGGACGGCTTCGCCGCGCTGCACCCGGCCTTCCGCATGAACGACGATGCCCAGGTGCGGTGCTACGCCGTGCTCGTCGAGGCGCTGCGCTCCGGCAACCCCACCGCCGCCCAGGCCGCGGAGGTGCGCCGCAATTGGCTGGGCCAGCGCGAGCTCGACGACGGCTGCCTGACCGCGGCCGACCGCATGATCTCGGCGCGCATGATGTCGCCCAACGACGCCTGGAAGAAGGCGCGGCTCGCGATCGAGATGAACCGCCCGCAGGCGGCGCGCGCCGCGGTGCTGCTGGCCGCGCCCGATGCCGTGCCGCACTTCGACGAGCTCAATGCCAGCATGGCGAAGTTCCTGGCCGGCCGTGGCGTCGCCCCTGGCAAGGCGCGGCGCGAGCTGGTGACGCTGGCACTGATCAAGATGACCATTGCCGACCCTGACATGGCGGCCTCCCAGCTCGATGGCAAGTGGAGCGTGATGCTCTCCCCCGAGGAGCGCAACTGGGTATGGGGCGCGATCGGCCGCCAGTACGCAGTCAAGCTCTCGCCGGCCGCCGCCGGTGCATTCGCCAACGTCACGAAGAACGCCGACCTGTCCGACGACATGCTGGCCTGGAAGGCCCGCGCGGCCCTGCGCAGCGGCAACTGGAAGGAAGTGCGGGCCGCCATCGCCGCCATGAGCGACTCGACCCAGGAAGACCCGACCTGGGTCTACTGGAAGGCGCGCGCCCTGCAGGTGCAGGGCGGCGACGAGCGCCGGGCCGAGGCGCGCACGCTGTACGAGAGCATTGCCGGCACCCGCGGCTTCTACGAGCTTCTGGCGCTGGAGGAACTGGGCCAGCGCGCCAGCGTGCCGACCCGCCCCGCGCCGCTCACCCCCGAGGAGAAGGCAGCGGCGCGCAGCAATCCGGCGTTGGCCCGCGCGCTGTATGCGATCGAGACCGGCCTTCGTTCCGAGGGCGTCCGCGAGTGGAACTACGCCACCAACCTGCACGACAAGGGCGGCATGGGCGACCGCGAACTGCTCGCCGCCGCCGACCTCGCCTGCCAGCGCGAGGTCTGGGACCGCTGCATCAACACCAGCGAGCGCACCAAGGGAATGATCGACGTCGAGCAGCGCTATCCCATGCCCTTCCGCGAAACGGTCGTCGCCAAGAGCGCGGAGATCGGCCTCGACCCGGCCTACGTCTACGGCCTGATCCGCCAGGAGAGCCGCTTCATCATGGACGCGCGCTCCGGCGTCGGCGCCTCCGGCCTGATGCAGGTGATGCCCGCCACCGCGCGCTGGACCGCCCGCAAGATCGGCCTTTCCGGCTTCACGCCGAGCCAGATCAACGACCGCGACACCAACGTCACCATCGGCACCAACTACCTCAAGCTCGCGCTCGACGACTTCGACGGCTCCATGCCGCTGGCCGCCGCGGCCTACAACGCCGGCCCCGGCCGGCCGCGCAACTGGCGCAACGGCCCGGTCGTGGAGGCCGCAATATGGGCCGAGAACGTGCCCTTCAACGAAACCCGCGACTACGTCAAGAAGGTGCTGGCCAACACCACCAACTACGCCGCCCTGCTCACCGGCAGGCCGCAGTCGCTCAAGGACCGCCTCGGCACCGTGGGCCCCCGCGAAGCCGCCGAGCCCGAGCCCAACAAGGACCTGCCTTGA
- a CDS encoding 5-formyltetrahydrofolate cyclo-ligase, which translates to MDKSKGADTSATANFLKQQLRSALVAQRLAMPDRLARADLLQRVMRIWLVGRPETVIGAYWPIKGEFDPLPALHRWKEDGELQGEPQRRRIGLPVVDKVHKTLTFHAWHPGCPMEEDAYGIPKPKDTELIVPTLLFVPCVGYSAGGYRLGYGGGFYDRTLAALEPRPFTVGLGFTNGFLEDFEPEPHDLPLDAILNDNGVVWPVG; encoded by the coding sequence ATGGACAAGTCAAAGGGTGCCGACACCTCGGCAACTGCCAACTTTCTCAAGCAACAGCTGCGTTCCGCACTGGTTGCGCAACGGCTTGCCATGCCCGACCGCCTGGCGCGCGCCGACCTGTTGCAGCGCGTGATGCGGATCTGGCTGGTGGGCCGGCCCGAGACGGTGATCGGCGCCTACTGGCCGATCAAGGGCGAATTCGATCCGCTGCCCGCGCTGCATCGCTGGAAGGAAGACGGCGAGTTGCAGGGGGAGCCGCAGCGCCGCCGCATCGGCCTGCCGGTGGTCGACAAGGTGCACAAGACCCTGACCTTCCACGCCTGGCACCCCGGCTGTCCGATGGAGGAGGACGCCTACGGCATCCCGAAGCCCAAGGACACCGAGCTGATCGTGCCCACGCTGCTCTTCGTGCCCTGCGTCGGCTACAGCGCCGGCGGCTACCGGCTCGGCTACGGCGGTGGCTTCTACGACCGGACCCTGGCGGCGCTGGAGCCCCGGCCCTTCACGGTCGGGCTGGGCTTCACCAACGGTTTTCTGGAGGACTTCGAGCCGGAGCCGCACGATCTGCCGCTGGACGCGATCCTCAACGACAACGGGGTGGTCTGGCCGGTGGGGTGA
- a CDS encoding multifunctional CCA addition/repair protein gives MQTYLVGGAIRDALLGRPGSDRDWVVVGATPEEMAAQGYLPVGRDFPVFLHPKTREEYALARTERKSAPGYRGFVIHASPEVTLEQDLARRDLTVNAIALPSAKAGATLDLAHLVDPFHGRRDLQHKVLRHVTDAFREDPVRILRVARFAARFADFGIAPETMALMREMVDAGEADALVPERVWQELARGLMEARPSRMFELLRECGALAVLLPEVDRLWGVPQPEAHHPEVDTGRHLMLVLDTAARLDAPLPVRFACLVHDLGKGTTPAELLPRHIGHEQRSVDLLREVCERWRVPVELRELAEVVAREHGNIHRSGEFGAQALVRLLERCDAFRKPARFEQVLLACECDARGRLGMEDSPYPQRQRLREALAAARSVATAPIAAQAQAEGAAGTKIAERIARARVTAVAQALASQD, from the coding sequence ATGCAAACCTACCTCGTCGGCGGCGCCATCCGCGATGCCCTGCTGGGCCGGCCCGGCAGTGACCGCGACTGGGTCGTGGTCGGCGCCACGCCCGAGGAAATGGCCGCGCAGGGCTACCTGCCCGTGGGCCGCGATTTCCCCGTCTTTTTGCATCCCAAGACGCGCGAGGAATACGCCCTGGCCCGCACCGAGCGCAAGAGCGCGCCCGGCTACCGCGGCTTCGTCATTCATGCCTCGCCGGAGGTGACGCTGGAGCAGGACCTCGCGCGGCGCGACCTCACGGTCAATGCCATCGCGCTGCCGTCCGCCAAGGCCGGCGCCACGCTGGACCTCGCCCACCTGGTTGATCCCTTCCACGGCCGGCGCGACCTGCAGCACAAGGTGCTGCGCCACGTGACCGATGCCTTCCGCGAGGACCCGGTACGCATCCTGCGCGTCGCGCGCTTCGCCGCCCGCTTCGCCGACTTCGGCATAGCGCCCGAAACCATGGCGCTGATGCGCGAGATGGTCGACGCCGGCGAGGCCGACGCGCTGGTGCCCGAGCGCGTCTGGCAGGAGCTCGCGCGCGGCCTGATGGAAGCCAGGCCCTCGCGCATGTTCGAGCTGCTGCGCGAATGCGGCGCGCTCGCCGTGCTGCTGCCCGAGGTGGATCGGCTCTGGGGCGTGCCCCAGCCCGAAGCCCACCATCCCGAAGTCGACACCGGCCGGCACCTGATGCTGGTGCTGGACACCGCGGCACGCCTGGATGCGCCGCTCCCGGTGCGCTTCGCCTGCCTGGTGCACGACCTCGGCAAGGGCACCACGCCGGCCGAGTTGCTGCCGCGCCACATCGGCCACGAACAGCGCAGCGTGGACCTGTTGCGCGAGGTCTGCGAGCGCTGGCGCGTGCCGGTGGAGCTGCGCGAACTGGCCGAGGTGGTGGCGCGCGAGCACGGCAACATTCACCGCAGCGGGGAGTTCGGCGCGCAGGCGCTGGTGCGGCTGCTCGAGCGCTGCGACGCCTTTCGCAAGCCGGCGCGCTTCGAGCAGGTACTGCTGGCCTGCGAATGCGATGCGCGCGGGCGGCTGGGAATGGAAGACAGCCCCTACCCGCAGCGGCAACGCCTGCGCGAAGCGCTGGCGGCGGCACGTTCGGTGGCCACCGCGCCGATTGCGGCGCAGGCGCAGGCAGAGGGCGCGGCGGGAACGAAGATCGCAGAAAGAATCGCCCGCGCGCGCGTGACTGCAGTGGCACAGGCGTTGGCGTCGCAGGACTGA
- a CDS encoding DUF2917 domain-containing protein, translating to MSAACTTSTFPSSPALNTRPAAVPPAVRRGAWQLGAGEATSLRASGASILRIRQGRVWVTRDATARWGSEDLVLAPGETLRVEAGERIVMEPWDGHGATYSWDLASASERA from the coding sequence ATGTCCGCCGCCTGCACCACCTCCACGTTCCCGTCGTCCCCGGCACTGAACACCCGCCCGGCCGCCGTCCCGCCGGCCGTTCGCCGCGGTGCGTGGCAACTGGGCGCGGGCGAGGCGACCAGCCTCAGGGCATCCGGGGCGAGCATCCTGCGCATCCGGCAGGGGCGCGTCTGGGTCACGCGCGACGCCACCGCCCGATGGGGCAGCGAGGACCTGGTGCTGGCACCGGGTGAGACGCTGCGGGTCGAAGCCGGCGAGCGCATCGTGATGGAGCCGTGGGACGGCCACGGCGCCACCTACAGCTGGGACCTGGCTTCCGCCTCCGAGCGGGCCTGA